The genome window GactcctccagctcttccgGCGATTGTTTCACCAGTGCAGAATCAAAAAAGGCCGAGCACGGATCAGCGCAGCGTCGATGCAGGCTCGTATATCCCGTCTAAAGAGAGCCGCGCCGAGAAACGCGCCAATCATCAAGCATCCACTACGAGGATGATGCTATTTTAATCACTAGCCGACCCGGTGGACTTCGGATTCATCAAGCTACCGTTTGAGAGTTTGACTTGAAATGATTCTTGATCCTCTGTCACGGCCCCCATCCTTGCTGGGCAGCCATTCATTCGTGATGGAATAATTATACTAGCGTCCGCAAGGACTATGACCGCAAACAAGTCAGCTTAGCTGCTCAGCTTCGAGATGGTCTACGGAGTTCTCTTGATGAGTCTGCGTTCAAAAACGGCGACGTCAAGAATCGTGGGGGCCATGGGCCATATCATGGCATCGCGTGGCCCTTGCCGGATCATCATAGCTCGACAGCCGGTCGAAATGCAGATCCAAAAAAAGGTTAACGGTCTGCCCTCAGACTGGCGATTGCCCGTCTGGACGTCGTTATTCGGCGTGTGCTCGTACTTCCTGAAATTGGCCGGTTGGGGTCCTTTCTCAACCGGTTCCCTATCGGGGTGGGATAGAAAAGGTCCTCGTCTCGATGTCTGAGTTTGTCGAATACACACACAaactctctctcttctccttccaacACAGTCCTTCAACTCGTTCCTTTCTTGTCGTCTTGCAAGCGTTTCTTTCAAGCTCTATAGATCGTTGTCGAACGTTGTCCACGCTGGTCGTGGCTGTATGATACGATGGTCGGAGTCCCCCATAGCACAGGCTGCTCGCTGTGCCGCGAAAGACGCATCAAGGTCGGTGATTCCTCTCCTACGTCTCGTTTCAATCCAACTGAGAGAAACAAGTGCGACGAGGCCGTCCCCCAATGTTCACAATGCCGGAAATACGGCCGCCCGTGTCCAGGCTATCGCCGCACCTTTCGCTTCCAGGATGAAGGACCAGCCCTCCAACGCCGGCACCAGTCGAGGTCCCAGTCTCGCCGACGTCCCGAGACAGCCACAGATGCAGCGacggcggcagcagcagcagtcgTGCGCAACAACGCCATCGCAATGATGCGTCAAACCCGCTCAGAGGATccctgctcctcctccgccgccgccgctgctgctgccgcccAATCCCAAACCCACCTCCACCAAATGCAGCTGCAAATGCAAATGCAACTCCAACAGCCGCACCTCTTCGCCTCCTTCCTCCACTCCGCCTTCCCCACGCTCTACACCTCCAACATCTTCCGCGCGCACAACCGCCCGGACTTCCTCGCCCACGTCGCCTCCTCCTACGCCTCCGGCGCCGCCCCCTACCTCGCCGCCACCCTCGCCTGTCTCACGTCCATCTACACCGCGCAGTTCTCCCCCGACCCAGCGCAGCACACCCGCCGCAGCCGGCAGCTGTACGCGCACGCCCTCACCCACGTGGTCGCGGCATTGCACTCCCCCGCCGCGCTGTCCGCCCCGCTTCTCGCGACCATCATGATGCTCGCCGTGTACGAGATGTACGCCCGCACGTCCCCTGACGCGTTCGTCGTGCACGTCGATGGCGTAAGGAGGATTATGCTAGCGAGGGGGCCGGGTCTGCACTTTCCCGAcgacaaggacaaggacaccGACActgacaacaacaataacaacaaCCACCCACCAGCTAGCGCTATTGcggatgctgctgatgcggatgcggatgcggatgcggatgctAGCGGGGAAGGCCCCGGCTTCGCGCGCGGCTGCTACATCGCCTTCCGCGGGTTCCTCGTCGCAACGGCCCTCTACGAGGGGCGCGCGTGCTtcctggacgagg of Aspergillus fumigatus Af293 chromosome 2, whole genome shotgun sequence contains these proteins:
- a CDS encoding Zn(II)2Cys6 transcription factor domain-containing protein produces the protein MVGVPHSTGCSLCRERRIKCDEAVPQCSQCRKYGRPCPGYRRTFRFQDEGPALQRRHQSRSQSRRRPETATDAATAAAAAVVRNNAIAMMRQTRSEDPCSSSAAAAAAAAQSQTHLHQMQLQMQMQLQQPHLFASFLHSAFPTLYTSNIFRAHNRPDFLAHVASSYASGAAPYLAATLACLTSIYTAQFSPDPAQHTRRSRQLYAHALTHVVAALHSPAALSAPLLATIMMLAVYEMYARTSPDAFVVHVDGVRRIMLARGPGLHFPDDKDKDTDTDNNNNNNHPPASAIADAADADADADADASGEGPGFARGCYIAFRGFLVATALYEGRACFLDEEDWLRFAGRIRAEDVRKAGRDARVVDVCERIWMEVVRCPRYFAEALPEGRPGTVPEGVDAGLDEGLDEGLAARVRATWSRLVRLVDELRVVLGGSGRGREETGPGLLLQGAEDMVAALESLLVWLRGGSGRRRRRGGGGGFRVVSDFQRGVSSASSEALPVTWLDRVASSMGVIGLKVIWEDSIS